Proteins co-encoded in one Pseudomonas fluorescens genomic window:
- a CDS encoding lysophospholipid acyltransferase family protein, producing MDLATQPVTEKHRDAYYWRLLATALSFALFGVGGLCLRLLVFPLLGCLPGNAKAHRERARQTVSRLFWFFVRFMARTGVLTYDIQGAERLGRPGQMIIANHPSLIDVVFLIGLVRHANCVVKKSLWENPFTRGPLRSTEYISNDGSMDMLDAAADALRDGQTLIIFPEGTRTQPGQAPAFHRGAAAIALRGAKILTPVIIKVSPTTLTKAEPWYRIPRRRVHFSFRVGADIDPQTFVAQGPAPQASRKLNDFLHHFFIKELAEDERSAP from the coding sequence ATGGACCTGGCAACGCAACCCGTGACCGAAAAGCACCGCGACGCCTATTACTGGCGCTTGCTGGCCACCGCCCTCAGCTTTGCCCTGTTCGGGGTCGGTGGGCTGTGCCTGCGTTTGCTGGTGTTTCCGCTGCTGGGCTGCCTGCCCGGCAACGCGAAAGCCCATCGGGAGCGGGCACGACAGACCGTCAGTCGGCTGTTCTGGTTTTTCGTCCGGTTCATGGCCCGTACCGGTGTGCTGACCTATGACATCCAGGGCGCCGAACGCCTTGGCCGCCCGGGGCAGATGATCATCGCCAACCACCCGTCGCTCATCGATGTGGTGTTTCTGATCGGTCTGGTACGCCACGCCAATTGCGTGGTGAAGAAAAGCCTGTGGGAAAACCCTTTCACCCGCGGCCCGCTGCGCAGTACCGAATACATCAGCAACGACGGCAGCATGGACATGCTCGATGCCGCCGCCGACGCACTTCGAGACGGCCAGACCCTGATCATTTTTCCCGAAGGCACCCGCACCCAGCCCGGACAGGCACCGGCCTTTCATCGGGGCGCGGCGGCCATTGCACTGCGGGGTGCGAAAATCCTCACACCGGTCATCATCAAGGTCAGTCCGACCACTCTGACCAAAGCTGAACCCTGGTACCGCATCCCCAGGCGCCGTGTTCATTTCAGTTTTCGCGTCGGGGCCGATATAGACCCACAGACGTTTGTCGCGCAGGGCCCCGCACCACAGGCCTCGCGCAAGCTCAACGACTTTCTGCACCATTTTTTTATCAAGGAGCTCGCCGAAGATGAGCGATCTGCACCGTGA
- a CDS encoding glycosyl transferase, giving the protein MTVETDKKHWADREERGSFVLMKFTAFAARVLGRRLLSPLLYGIVLYFFLFGRTARRSAWQYQQRLADWSGRGELRPSLWRVFGQFMAFADSLLDKLDVWNRKLRIEQIEIIDPALLRNQLRGSRGQMLVGAHLGNLEVCRALAEIGEKVTMNVLVHTKHAEQFNRLLGEAGATNLRLIQVSELDPVIMLQLHERLERGEWLAIAGDRVPLHGGRSVTVDFLGHPARFPQGPWLLAGLLKCPVNLLMCLKQPDGHYRLTLEPFTDAVTWTRRDREQVIHQWASRYAERLSHYCLEAPKQWFNFYPFWKTDDDANP; this is encoded by the coding sequence ATGACCGTCGAAACCGACAAGAAGCACTGGGCCGACCGCGAAGAACGCGGCAGCTTTGTGCTGATGAAATTCACCGCGTTCGCCGCCAGGGTTCTTGGCCGACGCCTGCTGAGCCCGCTGTTGTACGGCATCGTCCTGTACTTTTTCCTGTTCGGCCGCACGGCCCGGCGCAGTGCCTGGCAGTATCAGCAGCGCCTGGCCGACTGGAGCGGTCGCGGCGAATTGCGCCCAAGCCTGTGGCGCGTGTTCGGCCAGTTCATGGCGTTCGCCGATTCACTGCTCGACAAGCTCGACGTGTGGAACCGCAAGTTGCGCATCGAACAGATCGAAATCATCGACCCCGCGCTGCTGCGCAATCAGTTGCGTGGCAGTCGCGGGCAAATGCTGGTGGGCGCGCATCTGGGCAACCTCGAAGTGTGCCGGGCGCTGGCGGAGATCGGCGAAAAGGTCACCATGAATGTGTTGGTGCACACCAAGCACGCCGAACAATTCAATCGGCTGCTGGGTGAAGCCGGGGCGACCAATCTGCGGCTGATCCAGGTCAGCGAGCTGGACCCGGTGATCATGCTGCAACTGCACGAACGCCTGGAGCGCGGCGAATGGCTGGCGATTGCCGGCGACCGGGTGCCGCTGCACGGCGGGCGCAGCGTGACCGTGGACTTCCTCGGCCATCCGGCGCGGTTCCCGCAAGGCCCGTGGCTGCTGGCCGGCCTGCTGAAATGCCCGGTCAATCTGCTGATGTGCCTCAAGCAACCTGACGGACACTATCGCCTGACCCTCGAGCCGTTCACCGATGCCGTGACGTGGACGCGCCGCGATCGCGAACAGGTCATTCATCAGTGGGCGAGTCGCTACGCCGAACGCCTGAGTCACTATTGTCTTGAAGCACCGAAGCAATGGTTCAACTTTTACCCTTTCTGGAAGACCGATGACGACGCCAACCCATGA
- a CDS encoding acyl-CoA synthetase family protein produces MNWIRLEQLLLKDLPGRAVTVAPALDHGHLREQALRLAAGLQAKGVQRLAVHLEDAAELAIALLGAWRAGASVLLPSDLQAQTRQRWSSEVDLWLTDHADDANLSDLQHTALTGAELDLDQCRLSLCTSGSSGEPKRIDKSLRQLANEVQALEQLWGADLGEACIIGSVATQHIYGLLFRVLWPLCAGRPFLRKQLAFPEDLQRASREHPAFAWVASPALLKRMGDNLDWPALSAVRRVFSSGGALPADAAQSLHQRLQQWPTEILGSSETGGIAWRQGQQLWQPFAGVELSQDGDGALLIASPYLPAGHVEHTADAARIAADGRFELLGRLDRIVKLEEKRISLPMLEQALVAHDWVSEARLGVVQENRASLGALLVLSESGLFALREHGRRSLTETLRRHLGEHCEALALPRRWRLLRQLPLNPQGKLPQAEVEALLLAPRPKAPEVLEQTETEGEWSLQLSVPPDLAYFSGHFPKAPVLPGVVQVEWALNLGRKLLNLSGAFAGMEVLKFQQLVRPGDEIQLHLRFDPERGKLYFAYRNDTATCSSGRILLGTVNA; encoded by the coding sequence ATGAACTGGATAAGACTTGAGCAACTGTTGCTCAAGGATCTGCCGGGACGCGCAGTCACTGTCGCGCCGGCACTCGATCACGGACATCTGCGCGAGCAGGCCCTGCGCCTGGCCGCCGGCCTGCAGGCCAAAGGCGTGCAACGCCTGGCCGTGCACCTGGAAGATGCCGCGGAACTGGCGATCGCCCTGCTGGGTGCCTGGCGAGCGGGCGCCAGCGTGTTGCTGCCTTCGGATCTGCAGGCCCAGACCCGCCAGCGCTGGTCGAGCGAAGTCGACCTGTGGCTGACCGATCACGCAGACGACGCGAACCTGAGCGACTTGCAGCACACCGCACTGACGGGCGCCGAACTGGATCTCGACCAGTGCCGCCTGAGTCTGTGCACCTCCGGCTCCAGCGGTGAACCCAAGCGCATCGACAAATCCCTGCGGCAACTGGCCAACGAAGTCCAAGCCCTGGAGCAACTGTGGGGAGCGGATCTCGGCGAGGCCTGCATCATCGGCAGCGTTGCCACTCAACACATTTACGGCCTGTTGTTCCGTGTGTTGTGGCCGCTGTGCGCCGGGCGCCCGTTCCTGCGCAAACAACTGGCCTTTCCCGAAGACCTGCAGCGCGCCAGCCGCGAACACCCGGCATTCGCCTGGGTCGCCAGCCCTGCACTGCTCAAGCGCATGGGCGACAACCTCGACTGGCCGGCCCTGAGCGCCGTGCGCCGGGTGTTTTCCTCCGGTGGCGCGCTGCCGGCAGATGCTGCGCAGAGTCTGCACCAGCGCTTGCAGCAGTGGCCGACGGAGATCCTCGGCAGCTCGGAGACCGGCGGCATCGCCTGGCGTCAGGGCCAACAGCTATGGCAGCCGTTTGCCGGTGTCGAGCTGAGCCAGGACGGCGACGGCGCACTGCTGATCGCGTCACCGTACCTGCCCGCCGGACACGTCGAACACACCGCCGATGCGGCACGCATTGCTGCCGATGGTCGCTTCGAACTGCTCGGGCGACTCGACCGGATCGTCAAACTCGAAGAAAAACGTATTTCCCTGCCGATGCTTGAACAGGCGCTGGTGGCCCACGACTGGGTCAGCGAAGCGCGTCTGGGCGTAGTACAGGAAAACCGTGCGTCCCTCGGCGCCTTGCTGGTGCTCAGCGAATCCGGCCTGTTTGCCCTGCGCGAACATGGCCGGCGCAGCCTCACCGAAACCCTGCGCCGTCACCTCGGCGAACATTGCGAAGCCCTCGCCCTGCCCCGGCGCTGGCGCCTGTTGCGACAACTGCCGCTGAACCCTCAGGGCAAGCTGCCCCAGGCCGAGGTCGAAGCCTTGCTGCTGGCGCCGCGTCCGAAGGCTCCGGAGGTTCTGGAACAGACCGAAACCGAGGGCGAGTGGAGCCTGCAACTGAGCGTGCCGCCAGACCTCGCTTACTTCAGCGGCCACTTCCCCAAGGCCCCGGTACTGCCCGGCGTGGTGCAGGTCGAGTGGGCGCTGAACCTGGGTCGGAAACTGCTGAACCTGTCCGGTGCATTCGCCGGGATGGAAGTGCTGAAGTTCCAGCAACTGGTGCGCCCAGGCGATGAAATCCAGTTGCACCTGCGCTTCGACCCCGAACGCGGCAAGCTGTATTTCGCCTACCGCAACGACACCGCGACCTGCTCCAGCGGGCGGATTCTGCTGGGGACTGTCAATGCATAA
- a CDS encoding HAL/PAL/TAL family ammonia-lyase, whose translation MTTPTHEPVTFGERPLRIEDVLALANRQAPVQLQSDADYRERIAKGARFLDSLLDKEGVIYGVTTGYGDSCVVAVPLHHVEALPQHLYTFHGCGLGKLLDAQATRAVLAARLQSLCHGVSGVRIELLERLHAFLEHDILPLIPEEGSVGASGDLTPLSYVAATLSGEREVMFQGQRRQSADVHRELGWTPLVLRPKEALALMNGTAVMTGLACLAYARADYLLQLATRITALNVVALQGNPEHFDERLFAAKPHPGQMQVAAWLRKDLAIDAPTAPLHRLQDRYSLRCAPHVLGVLADSLSWLRSFIETELNSANDNPIIDAEAERVLHGGHFYGGHIAFAMDSLKNLVANVADLLDRQLALLVDERYNHGLPSNLSGASADRAMLNHGFKAVQIGASAWTAEALKNTMPASVFSRSTECHNQDKVSMGTIAARDAIRVLELTEQVAAATLLAANQGVWLRSRDEDARALPSSLAAMHEELAQDFPPVIEDRALEGELRLCLQRIAEQHWRLHA comes from the coding sequence ATGACGACGCCAACCCATGAGCCGGTAACCTTCGGCGAACGCCCTTTGCGCATCGAAGACGTGCTGGCCCTGGCCAATCGTCAGGCGCCCGTGCAGTTGCAGAGCGACGCCGACTACCGTGAGCGCATCGCCAAAGGTGCGCGGTTCCTCGACTCGCTGCTGGACAAGGAAGGCGTGATTTACGGCGTGACCACCGGTTACGGCGACTCCTGCGTGGTTGCGGTGCCGCTGCATCACGTCGAAGCATTGCCACAGCATCTCTACACGTTCCATGGCTGCGGGCTGGGCAAACTGCTCGACGCCCAGGCTACCCGCGCGGTGCTGGCGGCGCGTTTGCAGTCGCTGTGCCACGGCGTGTCCGGGGTGCGCATCGAACTGCTGGAGCGCCTGCATGCGTTTCTTGAACACGACATCCTGCCGCTGATCCCCGAAGAGGGTTCGGTGGGCGCCAGCGGCGATCTGACGCCGCTGTCCTACGTCGCCGCGACCCTGTCCGGCGAGCGTGAAGTGATGTTCCAAGGTCAGCGCCGCCAGTCCGCCGATGTGCATCGTGAACTGGGCTGGACCCCGCTGGTGCTGCGCCCGAAAGAAGCGCTGGCACTGATGAACGGCACCGCCGTGATGACCGGCCTCGCTTGCCTGGCTTACGCCCGCGCCGATTACCTGCTGCAACTGGCCACCCGCATCACCGCGTTGAACGTGGTGGCGCTGCAAGGCAATCCGGAGCACTTCGACGAGCGCCTGTTCGCCGCCAAACCGCATCCGGGTCAGATGCAGGTGGCCGCGTGGCTGCGCAAGGATCTGGCGATCGACGCGCCGACCGCGCCGCTGCACCGGTTGCAGGATCGTTATTCCCTGCGCTGCGCACCGCATGTGCTTGGCGTATTGGCCGACAGCCTGAGCTGGCTGCGCTCGTTCATCGAGACCGAACTCAACAGCGCCAACGACAATCCGATCATCGACGCCGAAGCCGAGCGCGTGCTGCACGGCGGGCACTTCTATGGCGGGCATATCGCGTTCGCCATGGACAGCCTGAAAAACCTCGTGGCCAACGTCGCCGACCTGCTCGACCGACAACTCGCGCTGCTGGTGGACGAGCGTTACAACCACGGTTTGCCGAGCAACCTGTCCGGCGCCAGCGCTGATCGGGCGATGCTCAACCACGGTTTCAAGGCTGTGCAGATCGGTGCCAGCGCCTGGACCGCCGAAGCGTTGAAAAACACCATGCCCGCCAGCGTGTTCTCGCGCTCTACCGAGTGCCACAACCAGGACAAGGTAAGCATGGGCACCATCGCCGCCCGCGACGCCATTCGTGTGCTGGAGCTGACCGAACAGGTCGCCGCCGCCACCTTGCTCGCGGCCAATCAGGGCGTGTGGCTGCGCAGCCGTGATGAGGACGCGCGAGCGCTGCCATCGTCCCTGGCCGCCATGCACGAAGAGCTGGCCCAAGACTTCCCGCCAGTGATCGAAGACCGCGCTCTGGAAGGCGAACTGCGCCTGTGCCTGCAACGCATCGCCGAACAACACTGGAGGCTGCATGCGTAG
- a CDS encoding acyl carrier protein yields MQTRDDIFNTLRDALVELFELDPARVSLESNLYQDLEIDSIDAVDLIDHIKRQTGKKIAAEEFKSVRTVSDVVEAVYRLVQPAA; encoded by the coding sequence ATGCAAACTCGTGACGACATTTTCAACACCCTGCGCGATGCCCTGGTCGAGCTGTTCGAACTGGACCCGGCTCGCGTGAGCCTGGAATCGAACCTGTATCAGGACCTGGAAATCGACAGCATCGACGCCGTCGACCTGATCGACCACATCAAACGCCAGACCGGCAAGAAAATCGCCGCCGAGGAATTCAAGTCGGTGCGTACCGTCAGTGACGTGGTCGAGGCGGTCTACCGTCTGGTTCAACCGGCCGCATGA
- a CDS encoding phosphopantetheine-binding protein codes for MSDLHREIKLLIIDALGLEDISVDDIGDNQTLFGEGLGLDSVDALELGLAIQKKYGIKIDADAKDTRNHFTNVASLAAFVTAKQAA; via the coding sequence ATGAGCGATCTGCACCGTGAGATAAAACTGCTGATCATCGACGCCCTGGGCCTCGAAGACATCAGCGTCGACGACATCGGCGACAATCAGACGCTGTTTGGCGAGGGCCTGGGCCTGGATTCCGTCGACGCACTGGAACTCGGCCTGGCGATCCAGAAAAAGTACGGCATCAAGATCGACGCCGACGCCAAGGACACCCGCAACCATTTCACCAACGTGGCGAGCCTCGCGGCGTTCGTCACGGCAAAACAGGCAGCTTGA
- a CDS encoding glycosyltransferase family 2 protein has product MHNPCAVIPVYNHETAISAVVDALLAQGLPCILVDDASSKSCAAVLDVLAERERVYLVRLTTNQGKGGAVMTGLREAARLGFSHALQVDADGQHDLQDVSRFVEESRAHPRALICGYPLYDASVPKGRLYARYLTHVMVWINTLSLQIRDSMCGFRVYPLEPTLALIDSARIGKRMDFDSDILVRLSWRNQPMRWLQTGVHYPLDGVSHFRMIHDNVLISSMHTRLFFGMLLRSPAILWRRWRA; this is encoded by the coding sequence ATGCATAATCCTTGCGCAGTCATCCCGGTCTACAACCACGAAACCGCGATCTCCGCGGTGGTCGACGCCCTGCTCGCCCAAGGCTTGCCGTGCATTCTGGTGGACGACGCCAGCAGCAAATCCTGCGCAGCCGTGCTGGATGTGCTGGCCGAACGCGAGCGGGTGTATCTGGTGCGCCTCACCACCAATCAGGGCAAGGGCGGCGCGGTGATGACCGGCCTGCGTGAAGCAGCGCGACTGGGCTTCAGCCACGCCTTGCAGGTCGATGCCGACGGTCAGCACGACTTGCAGGACGTCAGCCGTTTCGTCGAAGAATCCCGCGCCCATCCGCGAGCGCTGATCTGCGGTTATCCACTGTACGACGCCAGCGTGCCCAAGGGTCGCCTGTACGCCCGCTACCTGACTCACGTGATGGTGTGGATCAACACCCTGTCGCTGCAGATCCGCGACTCGATGTGCGGTTTCCGGGTGTATCCGCTGGAGCCGACCCTGGCGCTGATCGACTCGGCCCGGATCGGCAAGCGCATGGATTTCGACTCGGACATCCTCGTGCGCCTGTCCTGGCGCAACCAGCCGATGCGTTGGCTGCAAACCGGCGTGCATTACCCGCTGGACGGCGTGTCGCACTTTCGGATGATCCACGACAACGTGCTGATTTCGAGCATGCACACGCGCCTGTTCTTCGGCATGTTGCTGCGCTCGCCCGCCATCCTCTGGCGACGGTGGCGCGCATGA
- a CDS encoding acyl-CoA thioesterase — MRSAGVLHADTEILVPFFDVDTMHVVWHGHYVKYLEVARCALLDKIGHNYNQMVDSGYAWPVIDLQLRYVRGAVFGQRLNVRASLVEWENRLKIHYLITDARTGERLTRASSVQVAVEVSSREMQLASPKVFTDAVERMLR; from the coding sequence ATGCGTAGCGCCGGAGTGCTTCACGCCGATACGGAAATCCTCGTGCCGTTCTTTGACGTCGACACCATGCACGTCGTCTGGCACGGCCATTACGTGAAATACCTGGAAGTGGCGCGCTGCGCGTTGCTCGACAAGATCGGCCACAACTACAACCAGATGGTCGACTCGGGCTACGCCTGGCCGGTGATCGACCTGCAATTGCGCTACGTGCGCGGCGCGGTGTTCGGTCAGCGGCTGAACGTGCGCGCCAGTCTGGTGGAATGGGAAAACCGCCTGAAGATTCACTACCTGATCACCGACGCCCGGACCGGCGAACGCCTGACCCGCGCCAGCTCCGTACAGGTCGCCGTCGAGGTGAGCAGCCGCGAGATGCAACTGGCCTCGCCGAAAGTCTTCACCGATGCCGTGGAAAGGATGCTGCGATGA
- a CDS encoding beta-ketoacyl synthase chain length factor — translation MSVINFNIAQWRAWAPGLDSVDAWQAWSRQPVVLPSSDAAPDVSFLAAMQRRRLSRLARMAFSVGWPLAEGRENLPLVFISRHGETPRTFDILSDLASEQPLSPTQFSLSVHNAIIGLWSIMRGETSEMTALAAAGDGLEHGMLEAAALLDEGAPAVLLVITEEQPPAAYSAWIDDVPFPYAVGLLLTPGTDWRLTLNSAPPALSKAQWPHALSLLLTLLGQQPLCQHAWKNRVWTWQRNP, via the coding sequence ATGTCCGTGATCAACTTCAACATCGCCCAATGGCGCGCGTGGGCTCCCGGGCTCGACAGCGTGGACGCCTGGCAGGCCTGGAGCCGACAACCGGTCGTGCTCCCGAGCAGCGATGCCGCGCCCGATGTGTCGTTTCTTGCGGCCATGCAGCGACGCCGTCTCAGTCGCCTGGCGCGCATGGCCTTCAGTGTTGGCTGGCCGTTGGCCGAGGGGCGGGAAAACCTGCCGCTGGTGTTCATTTCACGCCACGGTGAAACCCCGCGTACGTTCGATATTCTCAGTGATCTGGCCAGCGAGCAGCCGCTGTCACCGACTCAGTTCAGCCTCTCCGTACACAACGCGATCATCGGTCTGTGGTCGATCATGCGCGGAGAAACCAGCGAGATGACGGCCCTTGCCGCCGCCGGCGACGGCCTCGAACACGGCATGCTGGAGGCCGCCGCGCTGTTGGACGAAGGCGCCCCGGCCGTACTGCTGGTGATCACCGAAGAACAACCTCCCGCGGCCTATTCGGCCTGGATCGATGACGTGCCGTTCCCATACGCGGTCGGCTTGCTGCTGACCCCCGGTACCGACTGGCGGCTGACCCTGAACAGCGCCCCGCCGGCACTGTCCAAAGCGCAATGGCCCCATGCATTGAGCCTGTTGCTAACCCTGCTCGGCCAGCAACCCCTTTGCCAACATGCCTGGAAAAATCGTGTATGGACCTGGCAACGCAACCCGTGA
- a CDS encoding outer membrane lipoprotein carrier protein LolA: protein MNVFVKSLGVLALLTLSSLANAFDLQQLGDQLAKPDVIHGQFIQEKHLRALPQPLISKGSFVLAKNHGLLWLLKTPLQQDYRISAKGIARRDVNGWQLLPDKSAGAEQNRLFLAVLQGDSSGLQRDFELALSGDAQQWHLTLTPRSVLLKQVFNQINITGGTLVNTIELLETQGDSTVLRMQDSTADQPLSDAEQHDFAE, encoded by the coding sequence ATGAATGTGTTCGTGAAATCCCTTGGGGTCCTGGCGCTGCTGACGCTGTCGTCGCTGGCCAACGCCTTCGACCTGCAACAGTTGGGCGATCAACTGGCGAAGCCGGACGTGATCCACGGCCAGTTCATCCAGGAAAAGCACCTGCGCGCCCTGCCCCAGCCGCTGATCAGCAAGGGCAGCTTCGTGCTGGCGAAAAACCACGGCCTGCTCTGGCTGCTGAAAACCCCGTTGCAGCAGGATTACCGCATCAGCGCCAAAGGCATCGCCCGTCGTGACGTAAACGGTTGGCAACTGTTGCCCGACAAGAGTGCCGGCGCCGAGCAGAACCGCTTGTTCCTCGCCGTGCTGCAAGGCGACAGCAGCGGTCTGCAACGGGATTTCGAACTGGCCCTGAGCGGTGATGCGCAGCAATGGCATCTGACACTGACCCCGCGCTCGGTGCTGCTCAAGCAGGTTTTCAATCAGATCAACATCACCGGCGGCACGCTGGTGAATACCATCGAACTGCTGGAAACCCAAGGCGACAGCACCGTGCTGCGCATGCAGGACAGCACCGCCGACCAACCGTTGAGCGACGCGGAGCAACATGACTTTGCCGAGTGA
- a CDS encoding MMPL family transporter, with translation MTLPSERRLPWLFLILLLAVVALGAWQWRDGAPLSANLMELVPGTHPDAVEQRAEQRMQDPLNREMLVLVGHTDRQQAVAMAQTLGEQWQASGLFEKVQWNLQADLPALRTQLLQGRLAMLSADDRQLLIEHPDAFIQQRVQALFDPFTGFSLVPSQDDWLGLTGRIQNSQPQHGAVQLDIGSGALIADADGKSWVLLRARTTGNAFDMSLPLQVATLLQHSREQAAKSDVQLLAASGLLYAANGQQQATREMTWVGGGATVGILLLLLLAFRRWRVLLAFIPVLVGMLFGAVACVALFGHMHVMTLVLGSSLIGVAVDYPLHYLSKSWSLKPWRSWPALRLTVSGLTLSLITSAIGYLALAWTPFPALTQIAVFSAAGLLGAYLSAVCLLPALLSGVELRPAQWPLRLAERMVNLRETLLEHVRTPILFALLIAFCAGGLVQLQSKNDIRQWVGAPQHLTDEAQAIARITGYQPTSQFFLVRAENQEQLLERQAALSERLEQLVNLDKLQGFLALNQLVSPPSQQQQVREALNKLPQFWQPLLEVGVPLAALQTELTQLQSLPAEDIDAALVGPLGEPYRTLWLGPTEGGVAAMVSLQGLNNPALLRVQALDLPGVELVDRLGDLNRVFAETQISAAELKLASCVLIVLVLILPFGLGGALRIVSLPLLAALCSLASLGWLGQPLTLFSLFGLLLVTAISVDYAILMREQVGGAAVSLLGTLLAALTTWLSFGLLAVSSTPAVSNFGLSVSLGLAFSFMLAPWAGRHAHAATVAEPAA, from the coding sequence ATGACTTTGCCGAGTGAACGCAGGCTGCCCTGGCTGTTCCTGATTCTGCTGCTGGCGGTTGTCGCATTGGGCGCCTGGCAGTGGCGCGACGGCGCACCACTGTCGGCCAACCTGATGGAGCTGGTGCCCGGCACCCACCCGGACGCCGTCGAGCAGCGGGCCGAACAACGCATGCAGGATCCGCTCAACCGGGAAATGCTGGTGCTGGTCGGTCACACCGATCGCCAGCAAGCCGTTGCCATGGCCCAGACCCTGGGCGAGCAGTGGCAGGCCAGTGGACTGTTCGAAAAGGTCCAGTGGAATCTGCAAGCCGATTTGCCCGCGCTGCGCACGCAGTTGCTGCAAGGGCGGCTGGCGATGCTCTCGGCGGATGATCGGCAACTGCTGATCGAACACCCGGACGCCTTTATCCAGCAACGGGTGCAGGCGCTGTTCGATCCGTTCACCGGTTTCAGTCTGGTACCGAGTCAGGACGACTGGCTGGGCCTGACCGGACGCATCCAGAACAGCCAGCCACAACATGGCGCGGTGCAACTGGACATCGGCAGCGGTGCATTGATCGCCGATGCCGACGGCAAGAGCTGGGTGCTGCTGCGCGCACGCACCACCGGCAACGCCTTCGACATGAGCCTGCCGCTGCAAGTCGCCACGCTGCTGCAACACAGCCGCGAACAAGCAGCGAAATCCGACGTGCAACTGCTGGCCGCCAGCGGCCTGCTGTACGCCGCCAACGGTCAGCAGCAGGCGACCCGGGAAATGACCTGGGTCGGCGGCGGCGCCACGGTCGGCATTCTGCTGCTGTTGCTGCTCGCCTTCCGCCGCTGGCGGGTGCTGCTGGCGTTCATTCCGGTGCTGGTCGGCATGCTGTTCGGTGCAGTGGCCTGCGTGGCGCTGTTCGGGCACATGCACGTGATGACATTGGTGCTCGGCTCCAGCCTGATCGGCGTAGCCGTGGATTACCCGCTGCACTACCTGTCCAAGAGCTGGAGCCTCAAGCCATGGCGCAGTTGGCCGGCGCTGCGCCTGACAGTGTCAGGCCTGACCCTGAGCCTGATCACCAGCGCCATCGGCTATCTGGCGCTGGCCTGGACACCGTTCCCGGCCCTGACCCAGATCGCCGTGTTTTCCGCCGCTGGGCTGCTGGGTGCCTACCTGTCGGCGGTGTGCCTGCTGCCGGCGCTGCTGAGCGGCGTCGAGCTGCGCCCGGCGCAGTGGCCGCTGAGGCTGGCCGAACGCATGGTCAACCTTCGGGAAACCCTGCTGGAGCACGTGCGCACGCCGATTCTGTTCGCCCTGTTGATCGCCTTCTGCGCCGGCGGTCTGGTGCAACTGCAAAGCAAGAACGACATCCGCCAGTGGGTCGGCGCGCCGCAGCACCTGACCGATGAGGCGCAGGCCATCGCCCGCATCACCGGTTATCAACCGACCAGCCAGTTCTTCCTGGTGCGCGCAGAAAACCAGGAGCAACTGCTGGAACGTCAGGCAGCGCTGAGTGAGCGACTGGAGCAACTGGTCAACCTCGACAAGTTGCAGGGTTTTCTGGCGCTCAACCAATTGGTCAGTCCGCCCAGCCAGCAGCAACAGGTGCGCGAAGCCCTGAACAAGTTGCCGCAGTTCTGGCAGCCGCTGCTTGAAGTCGGCGTACCGCTGGCAGCCCTGCAAACCGAACTGACGCAATTGCAATCCCTGCCCGCCGAAGACATCGATGCCGCACTCGTCGGCCCTCTCGGCGAGCCTTACCGCACCTTGTGGCTCGGCCCGACCGAGGGCGGTGTGGCGGCGATGGTCAGCCTGCAAGGCCTGAACAACCCGGCACTGCTGCGGGTGCAGGCACTGGACTTGCCCGGCGTGGAGCTGGTGGATCGACTCGGTGACCTGAACCGGGTATTTGCCGAAACCCAGATCAGCGCCGCCGAACTGAAACTCGCCTCCTGCGTGCTGATCGTGCTGGTGCTGATCCTGCCGTTCGGCCTTGGCGGCGCGTTGCGCATCGTTTCCCTACCGCTGCTCGCGGCGCTCTGCAGTCTGGCCAGCCTCGGCTGGCTCGGTCAGCCGCTGACGCTGTTCAGTCTGTTCGGCCTGCTGCTGGTGACCGCGATCAGCGTCGATTACGCGATCCTCATGCGCGAACAGGTCGGCGGCGCGGCGGTCAGTCTGCTCGGTACTTTGCTGGCGGCGCTGACGACCTGGCTGTCGTTCGGCCTGCTGGCAGTGTCAAGTACGCCGGCGGTGAGCAATTTCGGGTTGTCGGTAAGCCTCGGGCTGGCCTTCAGTTTCATGCTGGCACCCTGGGCCGGGCGTCATGCTCATGCGGCGACAGTCGCGGAGCCGGCAGCATGA